One Leopardus geoffroyi isolate Oge1 chromosome C1, O.geoffroyi_Oge1_pat1.0, whole genome shotgun sequence DNA segment encodes these proteins:
- the BIN1 gene encoding myc box-dependent-interacting protein 1 isoform X16: MAEMGSKGVTAGKIASNVQKKLTRAQEKVLQKLGKADETKDEQFEQCVQNFNKQLTEGTRLQKDLRTYLASVKAMHEASKKLNECLQEVYEPDWPGRDEANKIAENNDLLWLDYHQKLVDQALLTMDTYLGQFPDIKSRIAKRGRKLVDYDSARHHYESLQTAKKKDETKIAKPVSLLEKAAPQWCQGKLQAHLVAQTNLLRNQAEEELIKAQKVFEEMNVDLQEELPSLWNSRVGFYVNTFQSIAGLEENFHKEMSKLNQNLNDVLVSLEKQHGSNTFTVKAQPRKKTKLLSRLLRKKNSDNAPAKGDKSPSPPPDGSPAAPEIRVNHEPEPPSSAAAGAALPKSPSQLRKGPPVPPPPKHTPSKEVKQEQILSLFDDTFVPEISVTTPSQSSLPAVVVETFSATVNGTVEGSGGAGRLDLPPGFMFKVQAQHDYVATDTDELQLKAGDVVLVIPFQNPEEQDEGWLMGVKESDWNQHLELEKCRGVFPENFTERVQ, from the exons GTCCTCCAGAAACTAGGGAAGGCGGACGAGACAAAGGATGAGCAGTTTGAACAGTGTGTCCAGAATTTCAACAAACAGCTG ACCGAGGGCACTCGACTGCAGAAGGATCTCCGGACCTACCTGGCCTCCGTCAAAG CCATGCACGAGGCCTCCAAGAAACTGAACGAATGTCTGCAGGAGGTGTACGAGCCCGACTGGCCTGGCAGGGATGAAGCAAACAAGATAGCTGAG AACAATGACCTCCTCTGGCTGGATTATCACCAGAAGCTGGTGGACCAGGCACTGCTGACCATGGACACATACCTGGGCCAGTTCCCTGACATCAAG TCACGCATTGCCAAGCGAGGGCGGAAATTGGTGGACTATGACAGCGCCCGGCACCATTACGAGTCCCTCCAAACCGCCAAAAAGAAGGATGAAACCAAAATTGCCAAG cctgtctCGCTGCTTGAGAAAGCCGCCCCCCAGTGGTGCCAAGGCAAACTGCAGGCTCATCTCGTAGCTCAAACTAACCTGCTCCGAAATCAG GCAGAGGAGGAGCTCATCAAAGCCCAGAAGGTGTTTGAGGAGATGAACGTGGACCTACAGGAAGAGCTGCCGTCCCTGTGGAACAG CCGTGTAGGCTTCTATGTCAACACGTTCCAGAGTATTGCGGGCCTGGAGGAGAACTTCCACAAGGAGATGAGTAAG CTCAACCAGAACCTCAACGATGTGCTGGTTAGCCTGGAGAAGCAGCACGGGAGCAACACGTTCACAGTCAAGGCCCAGCCCAG aaagaaaactaaactgCTCTCCCGGCTGCTCAGAAAGAAGAACAG TGACAACGCCCCTGCAAAAGGGGACAAGAGCCCTTCGCCTCCTCCAGATGGCTCCCCGGCCGCCCCGGAGATCAGAGTCAACCATGAGCCTGAGCCGCCTAGCTCAGCAGCAGCAGGGGCTGCCCTCCCCAAGTCCCCGTCTCAG CTCCGGAAAGGGCCACCAGTCCCTCCACCTCCCAAACACACCCCGTCCAAGGAGGTCAAGCAAGAGCAGATCCTCAGCCTGTTTGATGACACGTTTGTCCCTGAGATCAGCGTGACCACCCCCTCCCAG AGCTCTCTCCCTGCCGTGGTGGTAGAGACCTTCTCAGCGACCGTGAATGGCACCGTGGAGGGCAGCGGTGGGGCAGGACGCTTGGATCTGCCCCCGGGGTTCATGTTCAAG GTACAGGCCCAGCACGACTACGTGGCCACCGACACGGATGAGCTGCAGCTCAAGGCTGGTGATGTGGTACTGGTGATCCCCTTCCAGAACCCTGAGGAGCAG GATGAAGGCTGGCTCATGGGCGTGAAGGAGAGTGACTGGAACCAGCACCTAGAGCTGGAGAAATGTCGGGGTGTCTTCCCCGAGAACTTCACCGAGCGGGTTCAGTGA
- the BIN1 gene encoding myc box-dependent-interacting protein 1 isoform X6, translated as MAEMGSKGVTAGKIASNVQKKLTRAQEKVLQKLGKADETKDEQFEQCVQNFNKQLTEGTRLQKDLRTYLASVKAMHEASKKLNECLQEVYEPDWPGRDEANKIAENNDLLWLDYHQKLVDQALLTMDTYLGQFPDIKSRIAKRGRKLVDYDSARHHYESLQTAKKKDETKIAKPVSLLEKAAPQWCQGKLQAHLVAQTNLLRNQAEEELIKAQKVFEEMNVDLQEELPSLWNSRVGFYVNTFQSIAGLEENFHKEMSKLNQNLNDVLVSLEKQHGSNTFTVKAQPRKKTKLLSRLLRKKNSDNAPAKGDKSPSPPPDGSPAAPEIRVNHEPEPPSSAAAGAALPKSPSQFEAPGPFSEQASLLDLDFDPLPPVASPVKAPTPSGQSIPWDLWEPTESPAGSLPSGEPSAAEGTFAVAWPSQTAEPGPAQPAEASEVAGGTRPAAGAQEPGETAASEAASSSLPAVVVETFSATVNGTVEGSGGAGRLDLPPGFMFKVQAQHDYVATDTDELQLKAGDVVLVIPFQNPEEQDEGWLMGVKESDWNQHLELEKCRGVFPENFTERVQ; from the exons GTCCTCCAGAAACTAGGGAAGGCGGACGAGACAAAGGATGAGCAGTTTGAACAGTGTGTCCAGAATTTCAACAAACAGCTG ACCGAGGGCACTCGACTGCAGAAGGATCTCCGGACCTACCTGGCCTCCGTCAAAG CCATGCACGAGGCCTCCAAGAAACTGAACGAATGTCTGCAGGAGGTGTACGAGCCCGACTGGCCTGGCAGGGATGAAGCAAACAAGATAGCTGAG AACAATGACCTCCTCTGGCTGGATTATCACCAGAAGCTGGTGGACCAGGCACTGCTGACCATGGACACATACCTGGGCCAGTTCCCTGACATCAAG TCACGCATTGCCAAGCGAGGGCGGAAATTGGTGGACTATGACAGCGCCCGGCACCATTACGAGTCCCTCCAAACCGCCAAAAAGAAGGATGAAACCAAAATTGCCAAG cctgtctCGCTGCTTGAGAAAGCCGCCCCCCAGTGGTGCCAAGGCAAACTGCAGGCTCATCTCGTAGCTCAAACTAACCTGCTCCGAAATCAG GCAGAGGAGGAGCTCATCAAAGCCCAGAAGGTGTTTGAGGAGATGAACGTGGACCTACAGGAAGAGCTGCCGTCCCTGTGGAACAG CCGTGTAGGCTTCTATGTCAACACGTTCCAGAGTATTGCGGGCCTGGAGGAGAACTTCCACAAGGAGATGAGTAAG CTCAACCAGAACCTCAACGATGTGCTGGTTAGCCTGGAGAAGCAGCACGGGAGCAACACGTTCACAGTCAAGGCCCAGCCCAG aaagaaaactaaactgCTCTCCCGGCTGCTCAGAAAGAAGAACAG TGACAACGCCCCTGCAAAAGGGGACAAGAGCCCTTCGCCTCCTCCAGATGGCTCCCCGGCCGCCCCGGAGATCAGAGTCAACCATGAGCCTGAGCCGCCTAGCTCAGCAGCAGCAGGGGCTGCCCTCCCCAAGTCCCCGTCTCAG TTTGAGGCCCCAGGGCCTTTCTCGGAGCAGGCCAGTCTGCTGGACCTGGACTTTGACCCCCTCCCGCCTGTGGCGAGCCCCGTGAAGGCGCCCACACCCTCTGGTCAG TCAATTCCATGGGACCTCTGGGAG CCCACAGAGAGTCCAGCTGGCAGCCTGCCTTCCGGGGAGCCCAGTGCTGCCGAGGGCACCTTTGCTGTGGCCTGGCCCAGCCAGACGGCCGAGCCGGGGCCTGCCCAA CCAGCAGAGGCCTCCGAGGTGGCGGGTGGGACCCGACCTGCGGCTGGAGCCCAGGAGCCCGGGGAGACAGCAGCAAGTGAAGCAGCCTCC AGCTCTCTCCCTGCCGTGGTGGTAGAGACCTTCTCAGCGACCGTGAATGGCACCGTGGAGGGCAGCGGTGGGGCAGGACGCTTGGATCTGCCCCCGGGGTTCATGTTCAAG GTACAGGCCCAGCACGACTACGTGGCCACCGACACGGATGAGCTGCAGCTCAAGGCTGGTGATGTGGTACTGGTGATCCCCTTCCAGAACCCTGAGGAGCAG GATGAAGGCTGGCTCATGGGCGTGAAGGAGAGTGACTGGAACCAGCACCTAGAGCTGGAGAAATGTCGGGGTGTCTTCCCCGAGAACTTCACCGAGCGGGTTCAGTGA
- the BIN1 gene encoding myc box-dependent-interacting protein 1 isoform X12, whose product MAEMGSKGVTAGKIASNVQKKLTRAQEKVLQKLGKADETKDEQFEQCVQNFNKQLTEGTRLQKDLRTYLASVKAMHEASKKLNECLQEVYEPDWPGRDEANKIAENNDLLWLDYHQKLVDQALLTMDTYLGQFPDIKSRIAKRGRKLVDYDSARHHYESLQTAKKKDETKIAKPVSLLEKAAPQWCQGKLQAHLVAQTNLLRNQAEEELIKAQKVFEEMNVDLQEELPSLWNSRVGFYVNTFQSIAGLEENFHKEMSKLNQNLNDVLVSLEKQHGSNTFTVKAQPRKKTKLLSRLLRKKNSDNAPAKGDKSPSPPPDGSPAAPEIRVNHEPEPPSSAAAGAALPKSPSQPTESPAGSLPSGEPSAAEGTFAVAWPSQTAEPGPAQPAEASEVAGGTRPAAGAQEPGETAASEAASSSLPAVVVETFSATVNGTVEGSGGAGRLDLPPGFMFKVQAQHDYVATDTDELQLKAGDVVLVIPFQNPEEQDEGWLMGVKESDWNQHLELEKCRGVFPENFTERVQ is encoded by the exons GTCCTCCAGAAACTAGGGAAGGCGGACGAGACAAAGGATGAGCAGTTTGAACAGTGTGTCCAGAATTTCAACAAACAGCTG ACCGAGGGCACTCGACTGCAGAAGGATCTCCGGACCTACCTGGCCTCCGTCAAAG CCATGCACGAGGCCTCCAAGAAACTGAACGAATGTCTGCAGGAGGTGTACGAGCCCGACTGGCCTGGCAGGGATGAAGCAAACAAGATAGCTGAG AACAATGACCTCCTCTGGCTGGATTATCACCAGAAGCTGGTGGACCAGGCACTGCTGACCATGGACACATACCTGGGCCAGTTCCCTGACATCAAG TCACGCATTGCCAAGCGAGGGCGGAAATTGGTGGACTATGACAGCGCCCGGCACCATTACGAGTCCCTCCAAACCGCCAAAAAGAAGGATGAAACCAAAATTGCCAAG cctgtctCGCTGCTTGAGAAAGCCGCCCCCCAGTGGTGCCAAGGCAAACTGCAGGCTCATCTCGTAGCTCAAACTAACCTGCTCCGAAATCAG GCAGAGGAGGAGCTCATCAAAGCCCAGAAGGTGTTTGAGGAGATGAACGTGGACCTACAGGAAGAGCTGCCGTCCCTGTGGAACAG CCGTGTAGGCTTCTATGTCAACACGTTCCAGAGTATTGCGGGCCTGGAGGAGAACTTCCACAAGGAGATGAGTAAG CTCAACCAGAACCTCAACGATGTGCTGGTTAGCCTGGAGAAGCAGCACGGGAGCAACACGTTCACAGTCAAGGCCCAGCCCAG aaagaaaactaaactgCTCTCCCGGCTGCTCAGAAAGAAGAACAG TGACAACGCCCCTGCAAAAGGGGACAAGAGCCCTTCGCCTCCTCCAGATGGCTCCCCGGCCGCCCCGGAGATCAGAGTCAACCATGAGCCTGAGCCGCCTAGCTCAGCAGCAGCAGGGGCTGCCCTCCCCAAGTCCCCGTCTCAG CCCACAGAGAGTCCAGCTGGCAGCCTGCCTTCCGGGGAGCCCAGTGCTGCCGAGGGCACCTTTGCTGTGGCCTGGCCCAGCCAGACGGCCGAGCCGGGGCCTGCCCAA CCAGCAGAGGCCTCCGAGGTGGCGGGTGGGACCCGACCTGCGGCTGGAGCCCAGGAGCCCGGGGAGACAGCAGCAAGTGAAGCAGCCTCC AGCTCTCTCCCTGCCGTGGTGGTAGAGACCTTCTCAGCGACCGTGAATGGCACCGTGGAGGGCAGCGGTGGGGCAGGACGCTTGGATCTGCCCCCGGGGTTCATGTTCAAG GTACAGGCCCAGCACGACTACGTGGCCACCGACACGGATGAGCTGCAGCTCAAGGCTGGTGATGTGGTACTGGTGATCCCCTTCCAGAACCCTGAGGAGCAG GATGAAGGCTGGCTCATGGGCGTGAAGGAGAGTGACTGGAACCAGCACCTAGAGCTGGAGAAATGTCGGGGTGTCTTCCCCGAGAACTTCACCGAGCGGGTTCAGTGA
- the BIN1 gene encoding myc box-dependent-interacting protein 1 isoform X2, translating to MAEMGSKGVTAGKIASNVQKKLTRAQEKVLQKLGKADETKDEQFEQCVQNFNKQLTEGTRLQKDLRTYLASVKAMHEASKKLNECLQEVYEPDWPGRDEANKIAENNDLLWLDYHQKLVDQALLTMDTYLGQFPDIKSRIAKRGRKLVDYDSARHHYESLQTAKKKDETKIAKPVSLLEKAAPQWCQGKLQAHLVAQTNLLRNQAEEELIKAQKVFEEMNVDLQEELPSLWNSRVGFYVNTFQSIAGLEENFHKEMSKLNQNLNDVLVSLEKQHGSNTFTVKAQPSDNAPAKGDKSPSPPPDGSPAAPEIRVNHEPEPPSSAAAGAALPKSPSQLRKGPPVPPPPKHTPSKEVKQEQILSLFDDTFVPEISVTTPSQFEAPGPFSEQASLLDLDFDPLPPVASPVKAPTPSGQSIPWDLWEPTESPAGSLPSGEPSAAEGTFAVAWPSQTAEPGPAQPAEASEVAGGTRPAAGAQEPGETAASEAASSSLPAVVVETFSATVNGTVEGSGGAGRLDLPPGFMFKVQAQHDYVATDTDELQLKAGDVVLVIPFQNPEEQDEGWLMGVKESDWNQHLELEKCRGVFPENFTERVQ from the exons GTCCTCCAGAAACTAGGGAAGGCGGACGAGACAAAGGATGAGCAGTTTGAACAGTGTGTCCAGAATTTCAACAAACAGCTG ACCGAGGGCACTCGACTGCAGAAGGATCTCCGGACCTACCTGGCCTCCGTCAAAG CCATGCACGAGGCCTCCAAGAAACTGAACGAATGTCTGCAGGAGGTGTACGAGCCCGACTGGCCTGGCAGGGATGAAGCAAACAAGATAGCTGAG AACAATGACCTCCTCTGGCTGGATTATCACCAGAAGCTGGTGGACCAGGCACTGCTGACCATGGACACATACCTGGGCCAGTTCCCTGACATCAAG TCACGCATTGCCAAGCGAGGGCGGAAATTGGTGGACTATGACAGCGCCCGGCACCATTACGAGTCCCTCCAAACCGCCAAAAAGAAGGATGAAACCAAAATTGCCAAG cctgtctCGCTGCTTGAGAAAGCCGCCCCCCAGTGGTGCCAAGGCAAACTGCAGGCTCATCTCGTAGCTCAAACTAACCTGCTCCGAAATCAG GCAGAGGAGGAGCTCATCAAAGCCCAGAAGGTGTTTGAGGAGATGAACGTGGACCTACAGGAAGAGCTGCCGTCCCTGTGGAACAG CCGTGTAGGCTTCTATGTCAACACGTTCCAGAGTATTGCGGGCCTGGAGGAGAACTTCCACAAGGAGATGAGTAAG CTCAACCAGAACCTCAACGATGTGCTGGTTAGCCTGGAGAAGCAGCACGGGAGCAACACGTTCACAGTCAAGGCCCAGCCCAG TGACAACGCCCCTGCAAAAGGGGACAAGAGCCCTTCGCCTCCTCCAGATGGCTCCCCGGCCGCCCCGGAGATCAGAGTCAACCATGAGCCTGAGCCGCCTAGCTCAGCAGCAGCAGGGGCTGCCCTCCCCAAGTCCCCGTCTCAG CTCCGGAAAGGGCCACCAGTCCCTCCACCTCCCAAACACACCCCGTCCAAGGAGGTCAAGCAAGAGCAGATCCTCAGCCTGTTTGATGACACGTTTGTCCCTGAGATCAGCGTGACCACCCCCTCCCAG TTTGAGGCCCCAGGGCCTTTCTCGGAGCAGGCCAGTCTGCTGGACCTGGACTTTGACCCCCTCCCGCCTGTGGCGAGCCCCGTGAAGGCGCCCACACCCTCTGGTCAG TCAATTCCATGGGACCTCTGGGAG CCCACAGAGAGTCCAGCTGGCAGCCTGCCTTCCGGGGAGCCCAGTGCTGCCGAGGGCACCTTTGCTGTGGCCTGGCCCAGCCAGACGGCCGAGCCGGGGCCTGCCCAA CCAGCAGAGGCCTCCGAGGTGGCGGGTGGGACCCGACCTGCGGCTGGAGCCCAGGAGCCCGGGGAGACAGCAGCAAGTGAAGCAGCCTCC AGCTCTCTCCCTGCCGTGGTGGTAGAGACCTTCTCAGCGACCGTGAATGGCACCGTGGAGGGCAGCGGTGGGGCAGGACGCTTGGATCTGCCCCCGGGGTTCATGTTCAAG GTACAGGCCCAGCACGACTACGTGGCCACCGACACGGATGAGCTGCAGCTCAAGGCTGGTGATGTGGTACTGGTGATCCCCTTCCAGAACCCTGAGGAGCAG GATGAAGGCTGGCTCATGGGCGTGAAGGAGAGTGACTGGAACCAGCACCTAGAGCTGGAGAAATGTCGGGGTGTCTTCCCCGAGAACTTCACCGAGCGGGTTCAGTGA
- the BIN1 gene encoding myc box-dependent-interacting protein 1 isoform X14, producing MAEMGSKGVTAGKIASNVQKKLTRAQEKVLQKLGKADETKDEQFEQCVQNFNKQLTEGTRLQKDLRTYLASVKAMHEASKKLNECLQEVYEPDWPGRDEANKIAENNDLLWLDYHQKLVDQALLTMDTYLGQFPDIKSRIAKRGRKLVDYDSARHHYESLQTAKKKDETKIAKPVSLLEKAAPQWCQGKLQAHLVAQTNLLRNQAEEELIKAQKVFEEMNVDLQEELPSLWNSRVGFYVNTFQSIAGLEENFHKEMSKLNQNLNDVLVSLEKQHGSNTFTVKAQPSDNAPAKGDKSPSPPPDGSPAAPEIRVNHEPEPPSSAAAGAALPKSPSQLRKGPPVPPPPKHTPSKEVKQEQILSLFDDTFVPEISVTTPSQPAEASEVAGGTRPAAGAQEPGETAASEAASSSLPAVVVETFSATVNGTVEGSGGAGRLDLPPGFMFKVQAQHDYVATDTDELQLKAGDVVLVIPFQNPEEQDEGWLMGVKESDWNQHLELEKCRGVFPENFTERVQ from the exons GTCCTCCAGAAACTAGGGAAGGCGGACGAGACAAAGGATGAGCAGTTTGAACAGTGTGTCCAGAATTTCAACAAACAGCTG ACCGAGGGCACTCGACTGCAGAAGGATCTCCGGACCTACCTGGCCTCCGTCAAAG CCATGCACGAGGCCTCCAAGAAACTGAACGAATGTCTGCAGGAGGTGTACGAGCCCGACTGGCCTGGCAGGGATGAAGCAAACAAGATAGCTGAG AACAATGACCTCCTCTGGCTGGATTATCACCAGAAGCTGGTGGACCAGGCACTGCTGACCATGGACACATACCTGGGCCAGTTCCCTGACATCAAG TCACGCATTGCCAAGCGAGGGCGGAAATTGGTGGACTATGACAGCGCCCGGCACCATTACGAGTCCCTCCAAACCGCCAAAAAGAAGGATGAAACCAAAATTGCCAAG cctgtctCGCTGCTTGAGAAAGCCGCCCCCCAGTGGTGCCAAGGCAAACTGCAGGCTCATCTCGTAGCTCAAACTAACCTGCTCCGAAATCAG GCAGAGGAGGAGCTCATCAAAGCCCAGAAGGTGTTTGAGGAGATGAACGTGGACCTACAGGAAGAGCTGCCGTCCCTGTGGAACAG CCGTGTAGGCTTCTATGTCAACACGTTCCAGAGTATTGCGGGCCTGGAGGAGAACTTCCACAAGGAGATGAGTAAG CTCAACCAGAACCTCAACGATGTGCTGGTTAGCCTGGAGAAGCAGCACGGGAGCAACACGTTCACAGTCAAGGCCCAGCCCAG TGACAACGCCCCTGCAAAAGGGGACAAGAGCCCTTCGCCTCCTCCAGATGGCTCCCCGGCCGCCCCGGAGATCAGAGTCAACCATGAGCCTGAGCCGCCTAGCTCAGCAGCAGCAGGGGCTGCCCTCCCCAAGTCCCCGTCTCAG CTCCGGAAAGGGCCACCAGTCCCTCCACCTCCCAAACACACCCCGTCCAAGGAGGTCAAGCAAGAGCAGATCCTCAGCCTGTTTGATGACACGTTTGTCCCTGAGATCAGCGTGACCACCCCCTCCCAG CCAGCAGAGGCCTCCGAGGTGGCGGGTGGGACCCGACCTGCGGCTGGAGCCCAGGAGCCCGGGGAGACAGCAGCAAGTGAAGCAGCCTCC AGCTCTCTCCCTGCCGTGGTGGTAGAGACCTTCTCAGCGACCGTGAATGGCACCGTGGAGGGCAGCGGTGGGGCAGGACGCTTGGATCTGCCCCCGGGGTTCATGTTCAAG GTACAGGCCCAGCACGACTACGTGGCCACCGACACGGATGAGCTGCAGCTCAAGGCTGGTGATGTGGTACTGGTGATCCCCTTCCAGAACCCTGAGGAGCAG GATGAAGGCTGGCTCATGGGCGTGAAGGAGAGTGACTGGAACCAGCACCTAGAGCTGGAGAAATGTCGGGGTGTCTTCCCCGAGAACTTCACCGAGCGGGTTCAGTGA
- the BIN1 gene encoding myc box-dependent-interacting protein 1 isoform X22 — MAEMGSKGVTAGKIASNVQKKLTRAQEKVLQKLGKADETKDEQFEQCVQNFNKQLTEGTRLQKDLRTYLASVKAMHEASKKLNECLQEVYEPDWPGRDEANKIAENNDLLWLDYHQKLVDQALLTMDTYLGQFPDIKSRIAKRGRKLVDYDSARHHYESLQTAKKKDETKIAKAEEELIKAQKVFEEMNVDLQEELPSLWNSRVGFYVNTFQSIAGLEENFHKEMSKLNQNLNDVLVSLEKQHGSNTFTVKAQPRKKTKLLSRLLRKKNSDNAPAKGDKSPSPPPDGSPAAPEIRVNHEPEPPSSAAAGAALPKSPSQLRKGPPVPPPPKHTPSKEVKQEQILSLFDDTFVPEISVTTPSQSSLPAVVVETFSATVNGTVEGSGGAGRLDLPPGFMFKVQAQHDYVATDTDELQLKAGDVVLVIPFQNPEEQDEGWLMGVKESDWNQHLELEKCRGVFPENFTERVQ, encoded by the exons GTCCTCCAGAAACTAGGGAAGGCGGACGAGACAAAGGATGAGCAGTTTGAACAGTGTGTCCAGAATTTCAACAAACAGCTG ACCGAGGGCACTCGACTGCAGAAGGATCTCCGGACCTACCTGGCCTCCGTCAAAG CCATGCACGAGGCCTCCAAGAAACTGAACGAATGTCTGCAGGAGGTGTACGAGCCCGACTGGCCTGGCAGGGATGAAGCAAACAAGATAGCTGAG AACAATGACCTCCTCTGGCTGGATTATCACCAGAAGCTGGTGGACCAGGCACTGCTGACCATGGACACATACCTGGGCCAGTTCCCTGACATCAAG TCACGCATTGCCAAGCGAGGGCGGAAATTGGTGGACTATGACAGCGCCCGGCACCATTACGAGTCCCTCCAAACCGCCAAAAAGAAGGATGAAACCAAAATTGCCAAG GCAGAGGAGGAGCTCATCAAAGCCCAGAAGGTGTTTGAGGAGATGAACGTGGACCTACAGGAAGAGCTGCCGTCCCTGTGGAACAG CCGTGTAGGCTTCTATGTCAACACGTTCCAGAGTATTGCGGGCCTGGAGGAGAACTTCCACAAGGAGATGAGTAAG CTCAACCAGAACCTCAACGATGTGCTGGTTAGCCTGGAGAAGCAGCACGGGAGCAACACGTTCACAGTCAAGGCCCAGCCCAG aaagaaaactaaactgCTCTCCCGGCTGCTCAGAAAGAAGAACAG TGACAACGCCCCTGCAAAAGGGGACAAGAGCCCTTCGCCTCCTCCAGATGGCTCCCCGGCCGCCCCGGAGATCAGAGTCAACCATGAGCCTGAGCCGCCTAGCTCAGCAGCAGCAGGGGCTGCCCTCCCCAAGTCCCCGTCTCAG CTCCGGAAAGGGCCACCAGTCCCTCCACCTCCCAAACACACCCCGTCCAAGGAGGTCAAGCAAGAGCAGATCCTCAGCCTGTTTGATGACACGTTTGTCCCTGAGATCAGCGTGACCACCCCCTCCCAG AGCTCTCTCCCTGCCGTGGTGGTAGAGACCTTCTCAGCGACCGTGAATGGCACCGTGGAGGGCAGCGGTGGGGCAGGACGCTTGGATCTGCCCCCGGGGTTCATGTTCAAG GTACAGGCCCAGCACGACTACGTGGCCACCGACACGGATGAGCTGCAGCTCAAGGCTGGTGATGTGGTACTGGTGATCCCCTTCCAGAACCCTGAGGAGCAG GATGAAGGCTGGCTCATGGGCGTGAAGGAGAGTGACTGGAACCAGCACCTAGAGCTGGAGAAATGTCGGGGTGTCTTCCCCGAGAACTTCACCGAGCGGGTTCAGTGA
- the BIN1 gene encoding myc box-dependent-interacting protein 1 isoform X25 — protein MAEMGSKGVTAGKIASNVQKKLTRAQEKVLQKLGKADETKDEQFEQCVQNFNKQLTEGTRLQKDLRTYLASVKAMHEASKKLNECLQEVYEPDWPGRDEANKIAENNDLLWLDYHQKLVDQALLTMDTYLGQFPDIKSRIAKRGRKLVDYDSARHHYESLQTAKKKDETKIAKAEEELIKAQKVFEEMNVDLQEELPSLWNSRVGFYVNTFQSIAGLEENFHKEMSKLNQNLNDVLVSLEKQHGSNTFTVKAQPSDNAPAKGDKSPSPPPDGSPAAPEIRVNHEPEPPSSAAAGAALPKSPSQLRKGPPVPPPPKHTPSKEVKQEQILSLFDDTFVPEISVTTPSQSSLPAVVVETFSATVNGTVEGSGGAGRLDLPPGFMFKVQAQHDYVATDTDELQLKAGDVVLVIPFQNPEEQDEGWLMGVKESDWNQHLELEKCRGVFPENFTERVQ, from the exons GTCCTCCAGAAACTAGGGAAGGCGGACGAGACAAAGGATGAGCAGTTTGAACAGTGTGTCCAGAATTTCAACAAACAGCTG ACCGAGGGCACTCGACTGCAGAAGGATCTCCGGACCTACCTGGCCTCCGTCAAAG CCATGCACGAGGCCTCCAAGAAACTGAACGAATGTCTGCAGGAGGTGTACGAGCCCGACTGGCCTGGCAGGGATGAAGCAAACAAGATAGCTGAG AACAATGACCTCCTCTGGCTGGATTATCACCAGAAGCTGGTGGACCAGGCACTGCTGACCATGGACACATACCTGGGCCAGTTCCCTGACATCAAG TCACGCATTGCCAAGCGAGGGCGGAAATTGGTGGACTATGACAGCGCCCGGCACCATTACGAGTCCCTCCAAACCGCCAAAAAGAAGGATGAAACCAAAATTGCCAAG GCAGAGGAGGAGCTCATCAAAGCCCAGAAGGTGTTTGAGGAGATGAACGTGGACCTACAGGAAGAGCTGCCGTCCCTGTGGAACAG CCGTGTAGGCTTCTATGTCAACACGTTCCAGAGTATTGCGGGCCTGGAGGAGAACTTCCACAAGGAGATGAGTAAG CTCAACCAGAACCTCAACGATGTGCTGGTTAGCCTGGAGAAGCAGCACGGGAGCAACACGTTCACAGTCAAGGCCCAGCCCAG TGACAACGCCCCTGCAAAAGGGGACAAGAGCCCTTCGCCTCCTCCAGATGGCTCCCCGGCCGCCCCGGAGATCAGAGTCAACCATGAGCCTGAGCCGCCTAGCTCAGCAGCAGCAGGGGCTGCCCTCCCCAAGTCCCCGTCTCAG CTCCGGAAAGGGCCACCAGTCCCTCCACCTCCCAAACACACCCCGTCCAAGGAGGTCAAGCAAGAGCAGATCCTCAGCCTGTTTGATGACACGTTTGTCCCTGAGATCAGCGTGACCACCCCCTCCCAG AGCTCTCTCCCTGCCGTGGTGGTAGAGACCTTCTCAGCGACCGTGAATGGCACCGTGGAGGGCAGCGGTGGGGCAGGACGCTTGGATCTGCCCCCGGGGTTCATGTTCAAG GTACAGGCCCAGCACGACTACGTGGCCACCGACACGGATGAGCTGCAGCTCAAGGCTGGTGATGTGGTACTGGTGATCCCCTTCCAGAACCCTGAGGAGCAG GATGAAGGCTGGCTCATGGGCGTGAAGGAGAGTGACTGGAACCAGCACCTAGAGCTGGAGAAATGTCGGGGTGTCTTCCCCGAGAACTTCACCGAGCGGGTTCAGTGA